The Salinibacterium sp. M195 genome includes a window with the following:
- a CDS encoding metalloregulator ArsR/SmtB family transcription factor — protein sequence MVVLDERRPLYEIKANLFKGLAHPYRIRVLEILSAADEASVAEMLTATGLEASHLSQHLAVLRRYGLVVSERRASVVYYRLAHPQISELLRVARVLLGEILADTDSQRDLVAGLPMIPDAR from the coding sequence ATGGTCGTTCTCGATGAGCGCAGGCCGCTCTACGAAATCAAGGCGAACCTCTTTAAGGGGCTCGCGCACCCGTACCGCATCCGGGTGCTCGAAATATTGTCGGCGGCCGACGAAGCCTCTGTCGCAGAAATGCTGACCGCGACCGGGCTCGAAGCCTCCCACCTCTCGCAACACCTCGCCGTGCTGCGCCGCTACGGCCTCGTCGTCTCCGAGCGCCGCGCCAGCGTCGTCTACTACCGTCTCGCCCACCCCCAAATTTCTGAACTCCTCCGTGTCGCGCGCGTGCTGCTCGGCGAAATCCTTGCCGATACCGACAGCCAACGCGATCTC